Part of the Streptomyces sp. NBC_00457 genome, GGACGCGGACCCCGTCGCCCAGGACACCGCCCGCAGCTACCGGCTGGGCACCTGGGGCCGGATCCGGTACGTCCTGTGGCCCACCGCGCTGCCGTACGTCATGACCGGCGTACGCCTGGCCGCCACCGTGGCTCTCGTGCTCGCGGTCACCGCCGAACTCGTCATCGGCGCACCCGGCCTCGGCCAGCAGCTGGCCGTCGCGCAGACCTCCGGAGCCGTGCCCGAGGTGTACGCGCTCGTCCTGACGACCGGCCTGATCGGCGTCGCCGTCAACCTGGCCGCCCGGGCGGTCGAGCACCGCGTCCTGCACTGGCACCAGTCCCAGCGCGGAGAGAGTCAGTCCCGATGACCGTCCGAATCGCAGCCCGCCGCGCCCTGTTCGCCGGGGCCCTGCCCGCCGTGCTGTTCGCCGTGTGGTGGCTCACCAGCGCCGGCAGCACCGACTTCTATCTGCCGCCGCTCTCCACGATCCTGCAGAAGTTCCCCGAGGTCTGGACCGCCGACCGGCTCATGTCGGACGTCCTGCCCAGCCTGCTCCGGCTCACGGCGGGGTATCTGCTCGCCGCGGCGGTGGGGATCGCCCTCGGCCTGGCCGTCGGCTCGCACCGCGTCCTGCGGGACGTACTCGAACCCGTCCTGGAACTGTTCCGGGCCATCCCGCCACCCGTACTGGTCCCTGTGATCATGCTGTTCGCGGGCATCGGCGACACCATGAAGATCATCGTCGTGGCCAGCGGCTGCGTCTGGCCGATCCTGCTCAACACCGTCGAAGGCGTCCGCGCCGTCGACGAGGTCCTCGGCGACACATGCCGGTCGTACGGCATCACCGGCCCCACCCGGCTGTGGCACCTGGTGCTGCGTTCGGCGAGCCCGCAGATCCTCACCGGTATGCGCCAGGCGCTGTCGATCGGGATCATCCTGATGGTCATCAGCGAGATGTTCGCCTCCAGCAACGGCCTGGGCTTCACCATCGTGCAGTTCCAGCGCTCGTTCGCCATCCCCGAGATGTGGAGCGGCGTGCTGCTGCTCGGCCTGCTCGGCTTCCTGCTCTCCCTGCTCTTCCGGTTCGCGGAGAACCGGGCCCTGGCCTGGTACCACGGTCTGCGCCGTGCCCAGCGCGACTCCTGACCGACAGGCCCCCACGGAGGCGTCCATGTCCATGCTCGACGTACAACACCTGAACAAGACCTACTCCGGCCGCAACCGCACCGTCGAGGCGCTGCGCGACATCACCTTCACCCTCGACGCGGGCGAACTGGTCTGCCTGGTCGGCCCGTCCGGCTGCGGCAAGACCACGCTCCTCAAGTGCATGTCCGGGCTGCTCGACCCCACCGGCGGCGAAGTGCGCCTCCAGGGAAAGCCGATCACCGGACCGCCGCCCGGCATGGCCGTCGTCTTCCAGGAGTACGGCCGCTCGCTCTTCGCCTGGATGACGGTGTTCGACAACGTCGCCCTGCCCCTGCGCCGCAAGAAGCTCGGCAAGGCCCGCCTGGCGGAGCTGGTCGGACA contains:
- a CDS encoding ABC transporter permease yields the protein MTVRIAARRALFAGALPAVLFAVWWLTSAGSTDFYLPPLSTILQKFPEVWTADRLMSDVLPSLLRLTAGYLLAAAVGIALGLAVGSHRVLRDVLEPVLELFRAIPPPVLVPVIMLFAGIGDTMKIIVVASGCVWPILLNTVEGVRAVDEVLGDTCRSYGITGPTRLWHLVLRSASPQILTGMRQALSIGIILMVISEMFASSNGLGFTIVQFQRSFAIPEMWSGVLLLGLLGFLLSLLFRFAENRALAWYHGLRRAQRDS